Proteins encoded in a region of the Streptomyces sp. NBC_00258 genome:
- a CDS encoding AzlC family ABC transporter permease, protein MRSEDGGKPDAAVVRDALGVGVAVGLSGFAFGVTSAGSGLTLLQTCALSLLVFTGASQFALVGALAGGGNPFTAAAGAFFLGVRNAFYGLRLSQLLALPRAVRPFAAQWVIDETTAVALAQPTRRSVRIGFTVTGLTLYVLWNLTTLLGALGADAIGDTDAWGLDAAGPAVFLALLAPMLKTTMERVVAGLAVVLGLGLLPVLPAGVPVLVAALAAPAVLWAEGRRRARTGPSEDDDTVGEGR, encoded by the coding sequence ATACGCAGTGAAGACGGCGGAAAACCCGACGCCGCCGTCGTACGGGACGCCCTCGGAGTCGGGGTGGCCGTCGGACTGTCCGGTTTCGCCTTCGGAGTGACCTCGGCGGGCAGCGGGCTCACGCTGCTGCAGACCTGTGCACTGAGCCTCCTGGTGTTCACCGGTGCTTCCCAGTTCGCCCTCGTGGGAGCGCTGGCCGGCGGGGGCAACCCGTTCACGGCCGCGGCGGGCGCGTTCTTCCTTGGGGTGCGCAACGCCTTCTACGGGCTGCGTCTGTCGCAGCTGCTGGCCCTCCCGCGCGCGGTGCGGCCCTTCGCAGCCCAATGGGTCATCGACGAGACCACCGCTGTGGCGCTCGCCCAGCCCACGCGGCGCAGCGTGCGGATCGGCTTCACCGTCACCGGGCTCACCCTCTACGTGCTGTGGAACCTCACCACGCTGCTCGGCGCGCTGGGCGCCGACGCCATCGGCGACACCGACGCCTGGGGCCTGGACGCGGCCGGGCCCGCCGTCTTTCTGGCGCTGCTCGCGCCGATGCTCAAGACCACCATGGAGCGGGTTGTCGCGGGGCTCGCGGTCGTCCTCGGGCTCGGGCTGTTGCCTGTCCTGCCTGCCGGTGTTCCCGTCCTGGTGGCCGCGCTCGCCGCCCCGGCCGTTCTGTGGGCGGAAGGGCGTCGTCGGGCGCGTACCGGGCCGAGTGAAGACGACGACACCGTGGGGGAGGGACGTTGA
- a CDS encoding DUF3046 domain-containing protein — translation MRLTVFWQRMADHFGAGYADTFARDHVMSELGGRTVRQALDAGWEAKDVWRAVCTAVNVPYENR, via the coding sequence ATGCGGTTGACGGTCTTCTGGCAGCGGATGGCGGATCACTTCGGAGCGGGGTACGCCGACACCTTCGCGCGCGATCATGTGATGTCGGAGCTCGGCGGACGTACGGTGCGGCAGGCGCTGGACGCGGGCTGGGAGGCGAAGGACGTGTGGCGCGCGGTATGTACGGCGGTGAACGTTCCGTACGAAAACCGCTGA
- a CDS encoding AI-2E family transporter, producing the protein MASTDETAHVGQQASPLGTTPPRPPAGSAAETGARMPRWLPRAMVLALTLIACFQLGSWAFHELTGLLINILIAFFLALAIEPAVSWMASYGMRRGLATGIVFLFVMIASAGFVTLLGSMLAGQIIDMVEDFPQYVDSVISWVNTTFHTELSRVDIQEGLLRSDWLRKYVQNSATGVLDVSTQVLGGLFQLLTITLFAFYFAADGPRLRRALCSVLPPARQAEVLRAWEIAVNKTGGYLYSRGLMALISGVAHYILLESLGVNYAPVLAVWVGLVSQFIPTIGTYLAGALPMLIAFTVDPWYALWVMIFVVVYQQFENYVLQPKLTAKTVDIHPAVAFGSVIAGTALLGAVGALIAIPAVATLQAFLGAYVKRYDVTDDPRVHGRRQRATGTLLARIRRALKGPREVRTAEDEEPRDAS; encoded by the coding sequence GTGGCATCGACAGATGAGACCGCGCACGTCGGTCAGCAGGCTTCCCCGCTCGGCACGACACCCCCCAGGCCCCCGGCCGGGAGCGCGGCCGAGACGGGTGCCCGCATGCCGCGCTGGCTGCCGCGGGCCATGGTGCTCGCCCTCACTCTCATCGCCTGTTTCCAGCTGGGCAGTTGGGCCTTCCACGAGCTGACCGGGCTGCTGATCAACATCCTGATCGCGTTCTTCCTGGCGCTCGCCATCGAGCCCGCGGTGAGCTGGATGGCCTCGTACGGCATGCGCAGGGGCCTGGCCACCGGGATCGTGTTCCTCTTCGTGATGATCGCGAGCGCGGGGTTCGTCACGCTGCTCGGCTCGATGCTCGCGGGACAGATCATCGACATGGTCGAGGACTTCCCGCAGTACGTCGACTCGGTGATCAGCTGGGTCAACACGACCTTCCACACGGAGCTCAGCCGCGTCGACATCCAGGAGGGACTGCTGCGCTCCGACTGGCTGCGGAAGTACGTGCAGAACAGCGCGACCGGTGTCCTGGACGTGTCCACACAGGTGCTGGGCGGACTCTTCCAACTCCTGACGATCACACTGTTCGCCTTCTACTTCGCCGCCGACGGCCCGCGGCTGCGGCGCGCCCTGTGCTCCGTACTGCCGCCCGCCCGACAGGCCGAGGTGCTGCGCGCGTGGGAGATCGCCGTCAACAAGACGGGCGGTTATCTGTACTCGCGCGGGCTGATGGCGCTGATCTCCGGCGTAGCGCACTACATCCTGCTGGAGTCCCTCGGCGTGAACTACGCGCCCGTGCTCGCCGTCTGGGTGGGTCTGGTCTCGCAGTTCATCCCCACCATCGGTACATACCTCGCCGGCGCCCTGCCGATGCTGATCGCCTTCACGGTCGACCCCTGGTACGCGCTGTGGGTGATGATCTTCGTCGTGGTCTACCAGCAGTTCGAGAACTACGTGCTGCAGCCCAAGCTGACCGCGAAGACCGTGGACATCCACCCGGCGGTCGCCTTCGGGTCGGTCATCGCGGGCACCGCACTCCTCGGCGCCGTGGGCGCGCTGATCGCCATCCCGGCGGTCGCCACGCTGCAGGCCTTCCTGGGGGCCTATGTGAAGCGGTACGACGTCACGGACGACCCCCGGGTCCACGGGCGCCGACAGCGGGCCACGGGCACTCTCCTCGCACGCATACGACGCGCGCTGAAGGGGCCCCGGGAAGTGCGGACGGCGGAGGACGAAGAACCTCGCGACGCCTCGTAG
- a CDS encoding ABC transporter permease, with the protein MMLPYALRTVRHRKGGFLGAFLALMCAAALITACGTLLETGLRGTIGTERYAATPVVVSADQNVHQTTVKHKKGKTKTKHKAKPIAERAWLPENLTTRLSRVPGADRVIPELTFLAEPLTLTGTGGRTAYGHAWDSAALTPYTLTTGTPPRARDDLVVDRYLADRARLQSGDRLTVQSTRSPRTYRVTGIAAPADNDIRHQTSLFFSTAEARRLAAHPGQVTAIGVVPAEGTDTTALRTAVAKALRGTTAQVSVGDERGPVEFLDAAAARIKLVSMGGAMGGTSLLVAVLVVVGTFALSVQQRHRELALLRAIAATPGQIRKLLGREALLIGAAAGVAGALAGLPLGSWLHGRFVALGAVPATLQHTVSVFPLFAAVAATLIGAWAAARVSSRRIARIRPAEALAEASAERGRPAWGRILAGLVLLAGGTVLVAVLSVLRTEPASTPVTFLAVVVLASSVALLGPLLVRAAAAVLGTPLGLTGPGGRLATANLRGNAARLASVVTPLTLLIGMTCTVLFVQPTLGHAARAQAREGIRADWVLAAEGPGVPAQAARQLRTGRDVATEVVRTTVRVGLDKYAAQGVSPAGLSRTWDPDVTAGSLADLTNNTVAVSELAADQLHLKPGSTLKLTLGDGTPTTLTVAAVYAKGLGFGDLTMAHDLVARHVDNPLAATVLVSTARSQEELAASVRKFPGVRVVSPATADSLQAERLQANAEVNYFAMGLVLAFTAIAVVNTLAMSVSERVREFALLRLAGATRRQVLRMLRTEALSVLLLATTLGSGIALAVLTAFSIGMTGSAAPAVTPLVYVTVVAAAGLLALVGTALPGRVALKARPVTVATARE; encoded by the coding sequence ATGATGCTGCCCTACGCCCTGCGGACCGTCCGCCACCGCAAAGGCGGATTCCTCGGTGCCTTCCTCGCCCTGATGTGCGCGGCCGCCCTCATCACGGCCTGCGGCACCCTCCTCGAAACGGGACTGCGCGGCACCATCGGCACCGAGCGCTACGCCGCCACCCCCGTCGTGGTCTCCGCCGACCAGAACGTCCACCAGACCACCGTCAAGCACAAGAAGGGCAAGACGAAGACCAAGCACAAGGCCAAGCCCATCGCCGAACGGGCCTGGCTGCCCGAGAACCTCACCACGAGGCTCAGCCGAGTCCCCGGCGCCGATCGCGTCATCCCCGAACTGACCTTCCTCGCCGAGCCGTTGACGCTCACCGGCACCGGCGGTCGCACCGCCTACGGCCACGCCTGGGACTCCGCGGCCCTCACTCCGTACACCCTCACCACCGGAACCCCTCCCCGAGCCCGGGACGATCTGGTCGTCGACCGCTACCTCGCCGACCGAGCCCGGCTGCAGTCGGGCGACCGTCTCACCGTCCAGTCCACCCGGAGCCCGCGCACGTATCGCGTCACCGGCATCGCCGCACCCGCCGACAACGACATACGCCACCAGACCTCGCTCTTCTTCTCCACCGCCGAAGCCCGGCGCCTCGCCGCGCACCCCGGCCAGGTCACGGCGATCGGTGTCGTCCCGGCCGAGGGCACCGACACCACCGCCCTCCGAACAGCCGTGGCCAAGGCGTTGCGTGGCACGACCGCACAGGTCAGCGTGGGAGACGAGCGAGGTCCCGTCGAGTTCCTGGACGCGGCCGCCGCCCGGATCAAGCTCGTCAGCATGGGCGGAGCGATGGGCGGCACATCCCTGCTCGTCGCCGTACTCGTGGTCGTCGGCACCTTCGCGCTCTCCGTGCAGCAGCGGCACCGCGAACTCGCCCTGCTGCGCGCCATCGCCGCCACACCAGGACAGATCCGCAAGCTCCTCGGCCGAGAGGCCCTGCTGATCGGCGCGGCCGCCGGAGTCGCCGGAGCGCTCGCGGGGCTGCCGCTCGGCAGCTGGCTGCACGGCAGGTTCGTCGCCCTGGGTGCCGTGCCCGCCACGCTTCAGCACACCGTCAGTGTGTTCCCGCTGTTCGCCGCCGTCGCCGCCACGCTCATCGGTGCCTGGGCCGCCGCCCGTGTCTCCTCGCGCCGCATCGCCCGTATTCGCCCGGCCGAGGCGCTCGCCGAGGCCTCCGCCGAGCGCGGCCGCCCCGCCTGGGGGCGCATCCTCGCGGGGCTCGTGCTGCTCGCCGGAGGTACGGTCCTCGTCGCCGTACTCAGCGTCCTGCGCACCGAGCCGGCGTCGACTCCCGTGACGTTCCTTGCCGTTGTCGTCCTCGCCTCGTCCGTCGCCCTGCTCGGCCCCCTCCTGGTGAGGGCGGCCGCGGCGGTCCTGGGCACCCCGCTGGGACTCACCGGCCCGGGCGGCAGGCTCGCCACAGCCAACCTGCGCGGCAACGCCGCCCGCCTGGCCTCCGTCGTCACCCCGCTCACGCTCCTCATCGGTATGACCTGCACCGTCCTCTTCGTCCAGCCGACCCTGGGACACGCCGCCCGCGCCCAGGCCCGCGAAGGCATCCGCGCGGACTGGGTCCTCGCAGCCGAGGGCCCCGGCGTCCCGGCGCAGGCCGCACGGCAGCTGCGTACGGGCCGCGATGTCGCCACCGAAGTCGTCCGGACGACCGTCCGCGTCGGCCTCGACAAGTACGCGGCACAGGGCGTCAGCCCCGCCGGCCTGAGCCGCACCTGGGACCCCGACGTCACCGCGGGCTCCCTCGCCGACCTCACGAACAACACCGTCGCCGTCAGCGAACTCGCCGCGGACCAGCTCCACTTGAAGCCCGGCAGCACGCTGAAACTCACCCTCGGGGACGGCACTCCCACCACCCTCACCGTCGCCGCCGTCTACGCCAAGGGTCTCGGCTTCGGCGACCTCACCATGGCCCACGACCTGGTCGCCCGCCACGTCGACAACCCGCTCGCCGCCACGGTCCTCGTCTCCACCGCCCGTTCGCAGGAAGAACTCGCGGCCTCCGTCCGGAAGTTCCCGGGCGTCAGGGTCGTCTCACCGGCCACCGCGGACTCGTTGCAGGCCGAGCGCCTGCAGGCGAACGCCGAGGTCAACTACTTCGCCATGGGGCTCGTTCTCGCCTTCACCGCCATCGCGGTCGTCAACACGCTCGCCATGTCGGTCTCCGAGCGTGTACGGGAGTTCGCGCTGCTCCGCCTCGCCGGCGCCACGCGTCGCCAAGTACTGCGGATGCTGCGGACCGAAGCCCTCTCGGTGCTGCTCCTGGCCACGACCCTCGGCAGCGGCATCGCGCTCGCCGTCCTCACGGCCTTCAGCATCGGGATGACAGGCAGCGCGGCCCCGGCCGTCACACCCCTGGTGTACGTCACGGTGGTCGCCGCCGCCGGACTGCTCGCCCTCGTCGGCACCGCGCTGCCGGGCCGGGTGGCACTCAAGGCGCGGCCGGTCACGGTGGCAACGGCCAGGGAGTGA
- a CDS encoding helix-turn-helix domain-containing protein encodes MAQEPGATDPAEPGRTRPDPANPEHTAPDPDPRPAPVELSDLAALKALAQPRRQWMLQHLTVHGPATSATLARALGLNTGATSYHLRELARYGFVEETGAAGHGRERWWRAVPGDRRFPPRSRQSPEMRLVMDELNHHAYAADLELFEQLQRDAADEPWADAFPYSRGTIRLTLPELREFFEEYIALLNRYKRPEADTPADARTVLTRFLAFPAQAASVEAPTLDSSPDSAPGPAPDTADNGRETETP; translated from the coding sequence ATGGCACAGGAACCCGGCGCCACCGACCCCGCTGAACCGGGACGCACACGTCCCGATCCCGCGAATCCGGAGCACACAGCTCCCGACCCCGACCCCCGCCCGGCCCCCGTCGAGCTCTCCGACCTCGCCGCGCTCAAGGCACTTGCCCAGCCCCGGCGCCAGTGGATGCTGCAGCACCTCACCGTGCACGGCCCCGCCACATCCGCGACGCTCGCCAGGGCACTCGGGCTCAACACCGGGGCCACCAGCTACCACCTGCGCGAACTCGCGCGCTACGGCTTCGTCGAGGAGACGGGCGCCGCCGGGCACGGCCGGGAGCGCTGGTGGCGAGCCGTCCCCGGCGACCGCCGCTTCCCGCCGCGCAGCCGCCAGAGCCCCGAGATGCGGCTCGTGATGGACGAGTTGAACCACCACGCGTACGCCGCCGACCTCGAACTCTTCGAGCAGCTCCAGCGGGACGCGGCCGACGAGCCATGGGCCGACGCGTTCCCGTACTCGCGCGGCACGATTCGGCTGACGCTCCCCGAACTGCGCGAGTTCTTCGAGGAGTACATCGCGCTCCTCAACCGCTACAAGCGCCCCGAGGCGGACACTCCGGCCGACGCCCGCACCGTACTCACCCGGTTCCTCGCCTTCCCCGCCCAGGCCGCCTCCGTGGAGGCGCCCACCCTCGATTCCTCGCCCGACTCGGCGCCCGGCCCCGCTCCCGACACGGCAGACAACGGAAGAGAGACCGAGACCCCATGA
- the recX gene encoding recombination regulator RecX, with protein MTRRTDWAEYVHPAASEGKRRGGDSGTAGDSDRAYDDDGPYGLGAWDAEAAYGDPEGDRRADDGPRRDDGPSRGDGPRDGDTTPSGGSRRGSGRRGDGGWSYGGDGPQGTGERGAGAPRGGGRGGRGRGRRRGFGESSADGDPQDGGPSSSSRAEKGEPPGDPAERARGICLRLLTGTPRTRKQLADALRKREIPDDVADEVLSRFEEVGLINDSAFADAWVESRHHGRGLARRALARELRTKGVDSALIDEAVGQLDSEQEETTARELVARRLRSTRGLDRDKRIRRLASMLARKGYSEGMALRVVRQALEEEGEDTEFLDDGEGF; from the coding sequence GTGACACGGCGAACCGACTGGGCCGAGTACGTCCACCCCGCAGCCTCCGAAGGGAAGAGGCGCGGGGGTGACAGCGGCACGGCCGGAGACAGCGACAGGGCGTACGACGATGACGGGCCGTACGGTCTCGGGGCCTGGGACGCCGAGGCTGCGTACGGCGATCCGGAGGGGGACCGACGGGCGGACGATGGTCCGCGCCGCGATGACGGTCCGTCCCGCGGCGACGGTCCGCGGGACGGTGACACCACGCCGAGCGGCGGTTCGCGTCGCGGCTCCGGCCGGCGCGGTGACGGCGGCTGGTCGTACGGGGGCGACGGGCCGCAGGGTACGGGGGAGCGGGGCGCTGGAGCCCCGCGCGGTGGCGGCCGTGGTGGTCGCGGTCGCGGTCGGCGGCGTGGTTTCGGCGAATCGTCCGCCGACGGCGACCCACAGGACGGAGGCCCCTCTTCCTCGTCGAGGGCCGAGAAGGGGGAGCCCCCAGGGGACCCGGCTGAGCGGGCGCGGGGCATCTGCCTGCGTCTGCTCACCGGGACCCCGCGCACGCGGAAGCAACTCGCGGACGCGTTGCGCAAGCGCGAGATCCCGGACGACGTGGCGGACGAGGTGCTCTCCCGCTTCGAAGAGGTCGGGCTGATCAACGACAGTGCCTTCGCGGACGCCTGGGTGGAGTCCCGGCATCACGGCCGGGGCCTGGCCCGGCGGGCGCTCGCCCGGGAGCTGCGGACCAAGGGTGTGGACTCCGCACTGATCGACGAGGCCGTCGGCCAGCTCGACTCCGAGCAGGAGGAGACGACCGCACGCGAGCTCGTCGCCCGCAGGCTGCGCTCCACGCGCGGCCTCGACCGCGACAAGCGGATACGACGCCTCGCGAGCATGCTCGCCCGCAAGGGCTACTCCGAAGGCATGGCCCTCCGAGTGGTCCGGCAGGCGTTGGAGGAAGAGGGCGAGGACACGGAGTTCCTCGATGACGGCGAGGGGTTCTGA
- the recA gene encoding recombinase RecA: MAAGTDREKALDTALAQIERQFGKGAVMRLGERPNEPIEVIPTGSTALDVALGVGGLPRGRVVEVYGPESSGKTTLTLHAVANAQRAGGQVAFVDAEHALDPEYAKKLGVDIDNLILSQPDNGEQALEIVDMLVRSGALDLIVIDSVAALVPRAEIEGEMGDSHVGLQARLMSQALRKITGALHQSGTTAIFINQLREKIGVMFGSPETTTGGRALKFYASVRLDIRRIETLKDGTDAVGNRTRVKVVKNKVAPPFKQAEFDILYGHGISREGGLIDMGVENGFVRKAGAWYTYEGDQLGQGKENARNFLKDNPDLANEIEKKILEKLGVGVKPEKPTAEPGADAAVSAASDEAAKTVPAPATKAVKPKAAAAKS; encoded by the coding sequence ATGGCAGCAGGTACTGACCGCGAGAAGGCGCTCGACACCGCGCTCGCACAGATTGAACGGCAATTCGGGAAGGGCGCGGTGATGCGCCTCGGTGAGCGGCCGAACGAGCCCATCGAGGTCATCCCCACCGGGTCGACCGCACTCGATGTCGCCCTCGGCGTCGGCGGTCTGCCGCGCGGCCGAGTGGTCGAGGTGTACGGCCCGGAGTCCTCCGGCAAGACGACCCTGACCCTGCACGCGGTGGCGAACGCGCAGAGGGCCGGTGGCCAGGTCGCCTTCGTGGACGCGGAGCACGCCCTCGACCCCGAGTACGCGAAGAAGCTCGGCGTCGACATCGACAACCTGATCCTGTCGCAGCCGGACAACGGCGAGCAGGCCCTGGAGATCGTGGACATGCTGGTCCGCTCCGGCGCCCTCGACCTCATCGTCATCGACTCCGTCGCGGCACTCGTCCCGCGCGCGGAGATCGAGGGCGAGATGGGAGACAGCCACGTCGGTCTGCAGGCCCGTCTGATGAGCCAGGCGCTCCGCAAGATCACCGGCGCGCTCCACCAGTCCGGGACCACCGCGATCTTCATCAACCAGCTCCGCGAGAAGATCGGCGTGATGTTCGGCTCCCCGGAGACCACGACCGGTGGCCGCGCGCTGAAGTTCTACGCCTCGGTGCGACTCGACATCCGTCGTATCGAGACCCTCAAGGACGGCACGGACGCGGTCGGCAACCGCACCCGCGTCAAGGTCGTCAAGAACAAGGTCGCCCCGCCCTTCAAGCAGGCCGAGTTCGACATCCTCTACGGGCACGGCATCAGCCGCGAGGGCGGCCTGATCGACATGGGCGTGGAGAACGGCTTCGTCCGCAAGGCAGGCGCCTGGTACACGTACGAGGGCGACCAGCTCGGCCAGGGCAAGGAGAACGCGCGCAACTTCCTGAAGGACAACCCCGACCTCGCCAACGAGATCGAGAAGAAGATCCTGGAGAAGCTGGGCGTCGGTGTGAAGCCGGAGAAGCCCACCGCCGAGCCGGGCGCGGACGCGGCGGTGTCGGCGGCCTCGGACGAGGCCGCGAAGACGGTTCCCGCTCCCGCGACCAAGGCCGTCAAGCCCAAGGCCGCGGCGGCCAAGAGCTAG
- a CDS encoding AzlD domain-containing protein: MNIWIAIGLTAVGCYAVKLIGLLVPAGLLERPLVQRLAALLPVALLAALTAQQTFADGRVLVLDAKAAGLAAAAVALLLRAPFLLVVAAAVLVTAGVRAMTG; encoded by the coding sequence TTGAACATCTGGATCGCGATCGGACTCACCGCCGTCGGTTGCTATGCCGTCAAGCTCATCGGGCTGCTGGTTCCGGCGGGCCTTCTGGAGCGGCCGCTCGTCCAGCGGCTCGCCGCTCTGCTGCCCGTCGCCCTCCTGGCCGCCCTCACGGCCCAGCAGACCTTCGCCGACGGACGCGTCCTGGTGCTGGACGCGAAGGCCGCGGGGCTTGCCGCGGCCGCCGTGGCGCTGCTGCTGCGCGCCCCCTTCCTGCTGGTCGTCGCCGCGGCCGTACTCGTCACGGCGGGGGTGCGGGCGATGACCGGCTGA
- a CDS encoding AraC family transcriptional regulator, with protein MAGAGKERARHWQYAELPGVDLLRARYVQKTFVRHTHENFVIAAIADGVEVFHHGGADQYAGAGSLALVNPDTPHTGRAGVPEGWRYGAVYPSPELVAEIAAETTALRGAPAFVSPVLDDPYAVRLVHQVLRAAEEGNALAADTLLRVAVTRLLRVNGGPLPERVLRTAGAGVAARARAVLEEQLVEPPTLERLAVDLGTSPFALLRAFRDAYGMPPHAWLTDVRVRRARRLLDSGVAPAEAAVAVGFTDQPHLNRHFTRIVGVPPGAYQRERKNVQESRREILVPSGAWQNMQLSQTYAVKTAENPTPPSYGTPSESGWPSDCPVSPSE; from the coding sequence ATGGCTGGAGCGGGGAAGGAGCGGGCTCGGCACTGGCAGTACGCGGAGTTGCCCGGTGTCGATCTGCTGCGGGCTCGGTATGTGCAGAAGACCTTTGTCCGGCATACGCATGAGAACTTCGTCATCGCCGCCATCGCCGATGGTGTCGAGGTCTTTCATCACGGTGGGGCGGATCAGTACGCGGGGGCCGGGTCTCTGGCGTTGGTCAATCCCGATACGCCGCACACGGGGCGGGCAGGGGTTCCCGAGGGCTGGCGCTACGGGGCCGTCTATCCGTCGCCGGAGCTGGTGGCGGAGATCGCTGCCGAGACCACTGCTCTTCGCGGCGCTCCCGCTTTTGTGAGCCCGGTTCTCGATGACCCGTACGCCGTGAGACTGGTTCACCAGGTGTTGCGGGCCGCCGAGGAGGGCAACGCGCTGGCTGCGGACACGTTGTTGCGCGTTGCCGTGACTCGGTTGCTGCGGGTGAACGGCGGGCCGTTGCCGGAGCGGGTCCTGCGGACTGCGGGAGCCGGGGTTGCGGCACGCGCGCGTGCCGTTCTCGAGGAACAGCTCGTGGAGCCGCCCACTCTGGAGCGGCTCGCCGTCGACCTCGGGACCAGTCCCTTCGCGCTGTTGCGCGCCTTTCGGGACGCCTACGGGATGCCTCCACACGCGTGGCTGACCGATGTCCGGGTACGGCGTGCGCGTCGGTTGCTGGACTCGGGTGTCGCGCCCGCGGAGGCGGCTGTCGCGGTGGGGTTCACGGACCAGCCGCACCTCAATCGGCACTTCACGCGGATCGTGGGCGTGCCGCCGGGCGCGTATCAGCGCGAGCGCAAGAACGTACAAGAATCGCGGCGGGAGATTCTCGTACCGTCCGGGGCGTGGCAGAACATGCAGCTCTCGCAGACATACGCAGTGAAGACGGCGGAAAACCCGACGCCGCCGTCGTACGGGACGCCCTCGGAGTCGGGGTGGCCGTCGGACTGTCCGGTTTCGCCTTCGGAGTGA